A single genomic interval of Megalobrama amblycephala isolate DHTTF-2021 linkage group LG17, ASM1881202v1, whole genome shotgun sequence harbors:
- the LOC125250020 gene encoding delta-like protein C isoform X3, with protein MTQFLSTCFLVLISAQLVKPSGVFELKIHSFTTSSSSVCKQSRDCQVSFRVCLNYTEDVISYRLACSTGTGLMGTFTDQSSISTSAPITLPFNLKRLGTVSVITEAWNTESSNDPSTEDLKSMISCFTTKRNLTIGEKWSQDVHLGEQSKLRFSYREVCDEFYYGDDCSYFCRPRDDPFGHFDCDASGNRICLPERRILCRT; from the exons ATGACTCAGTTTTTATCAACCTGCTTCTTAGTGTTGATATCAGCGCAACTG gTCAAACCATCTGGTGTGTTTGAGTTGAAGATTCATTCTTTCACAACCTCCAGCAGCAGTGTTTGTAAACAGTCCAGAGACTGTCAGGTTTCTTTCCGTGTTTGCCTGAACTACACGGAGGATGTCATATCATATAGGCTGGCATGTTCAACTGGCACTGGACTGATGGGAACATTCACAGACCAGAGCTCCATTTCCACTAGTGCACCGATAACTTTGCCCTTTAACTTAAAGAGGCTG GGAACTGTCTCAGTGATAACTGAAGCATGGAATACAGAGTCCTCCAATGATCCATCAACAG AGGATCTAAAGAGTATGATTAGCTGCTTCACCACCAAAAGAAATCTTACTATTGGTGAGAAATGGTCCCAGGATGTGCATCTTGGAGAGCAAAGTAAACTACGTTTTTCTTACCGCGAAGTGTGCGATGAATTCTACTATGGCGATGACTGCTCTTATTTCTGCCGTCCACGGGATGACCCGTTCGGTCACTTTGACTGTGATGCCTCTGGAAATAGAATTTGCTTGCCTGAAAGGCGAATATTGTGCAGAAC atga